The Pseudomonas bijieensis DNA window CGCCCCGCCGTCAAGGCCAAGTGCCGGGACGGCTTCTGTGCCGTCGGCCCGGAACTGGTGCCGACCGCCCAGGTGACCGACCCTCACAGCCTGGCGATCACCCTGTATGTCAACGGCGAGGTACGCCAGCAAAACAGCACGGCGAACTTCGTCCGCAATATTCCCCAATTGATCGCCGAGATCAGCGAATTCATGACCCTGCATGCCGGCGACGTGCTGATCACCGGCACACCTGAAGGTCGGGTCGATGTCCAGCCCGGCGATCGTGTCGAAGTGGAGATCAGCGGCCTGGGCCGTCTCGTCAATACCGTCGTGGCCGAGGAAACAGGAGCAGGTTCATGAAACACGCGCGCATT harbors:
- a CDS encoding fumarylacetoacetate hydrolase family protein, which codes for MSRALHDVATGTLFGVALNYQGLLKQRLAEFEQPPYQKPPLKPVLFIKTPNTRNRHDADVVHPGHGEILQPGPALGVVMGKSASRVSAAQALDYVAGYTVVNEFSLPEDSYYRPAVKAKCRDGFCAVGPELVPTAQVTDPHSLAITLYVNGEVRQQNSTANFVRNIPQLIAEISEFMTLHAGDVLITGTPEGRVDVQPGDRVEVEISGLGRLVNTVVAEETGAGS